From a single Halovulum dunhuangense genomic region:
- a CDS encoding MlaA family lipoprotein, with translation MLPRLAALGLLAALAAGCTRSDVPAGETPDPFENVNRSVHAFNKGLDRNVLRPSSDVYVTAVPQPARKGISNGVNTLSQPVYFANHLLQGDIEDAGGALTRFLLNGFFGLGGMLDVASEAGVFDNPTDFGETMAVWGVPSGPYVELPVFGPSTVRDSFGRVVDRVGDPVPGALPDGSTGYLVAAEVADVLQIRSDLGRVIDALLYESADSYAAARIAYLQNRSRAANDGVSAEELENPYDF, from the coding sequence GTGCTCCCGCGTCTTGCGGCCCTTGGCCTGCTGGCGGCCCTCGCTGCGGGCTGCACCCGCTCTGATGTGCCCGCTGGCGAGACGCCCGATCCGTTCGAGAACGTGAACCGCTCTGTGCACGCCTTCAACAAGGGGCTCGACCGCAACGTGCTGCGGCCGTCGTCGGACGTGTATGTCACGGCGGTCCCGCAGCCGGCGCGAAAGGGAATAAGCAACGGCGTCAATACCTTGTCGCAGCCGGTCTACTTCGCGAACCACCTGCTCCAGGGCGATATCGAGGATGCGGGCGGCGCGCTCACGCGGTTTCTGCTGAACGGGTTCTTCGGTCTCGGCGGCATGCTCGACGTGGCAAGCGAGGCGGGCGTCTTCGACAATCCGACCGATTTCGGAGAGACCATGGCCGTCTGGGGCGTGCCGTCGGGGCCTTACGTCGAACTTCCGGTCTTTGGTCCCAGCACGGTGCGCGACAGTTTCGGCCGCGTGGTGGACCGCGTCGGCGACCCGGTCCCGGGCGCGCTGCCCGACGGCTCCACGGGCTATCTCGTCGCCGCAGAGGTGGCGGATGTCCTTCAGATCCGCAGCGATCTGGGCCGCGTGATCGACGCGTTGCTCTACGAATCGGCGGACAGCTATGCTGCCGCCCGTATCGCCTACCTGCAGAACCGCTCGCGCGCCGCGAATGACGGCGTGAGCGCGGAAGAACTGGAGAACCCCTATGACTTCTGA
- a CDS encoding MlaC/ttg2D family ABC transporter substrate-binding protein, whose amino-acid sequence MTSDLFRPGRRGFLTVGLAAAGVALVPLRASALTTNEATALIQQAVDELMAVVNSNASESQAIGSFERIFARYADVPVIARSVLGQPWRSASAAQQNAFVAAFQSYLARKYGAEFREYRGAQFNVTGARDEGDRGILVSAAVTFPGSAPIRVDWQVSDRSGSPRLFNLFIEGVSMLSTERSEVRAILEANRNSIDGLIADLRSRG is encoded by the coding sequence ATGACTTCTGACCTTTTCCGACCCGGCCGCCGGGGCTTTCTGACCGTCGGCCTTGCCGCGGCCGGCGTGGCACTGGTGCCGCTGCGGGCATCGGCGCTTACCACCAACGAGGCGACCGCGCTGATCCAGCAGGCCGTGGACGAGTTGATGGCGGTGGTGAACTCGAACGCCTCGGAAAGCCAGGCGATCGGCTCGTTCGAGCGGATCTTCGCCCGCTACGCCGACGTGCCCGTGATTGCCCGCTCGGTGCTGGGGCAGCCGTGGCGCAGCGCCAGCGCGGCGCAGCAGAACGCCTTCGTCGCGGCCTTCCAGTCCTACCTGGCGCGCAAGTACGGCGCCGAGTTCCGCGAATATCGCGGCGCCCAGTTCAACGTGACCGGCGCCCGCGACGAGGGCGACCGCGGCATCCTGGTCAGCGCGGCGGTGACCTTCCCCGGCAGCGCGCCGATCCGCGTGGACTGGCAGGTCAGCGACCGCTCGGGCAGCCCCAGGCTGTTCAACCTGTTCATCGAGGGCGTGTCGATGCTCTCGACCGAACGCAGCGAGGTGCGCGCCATCCTCGAGGCGAACCGCAACAGCATCGACGGCCTGATCGCGGACCTGCGCAGCCGCGGCTGA
- a CDS encoding transglycosylase domain-containing protein: protein MARRDSTGRGGAPKRPRRTPTRPRKATAPARRGSSGPGLFERVLRFLLFGLIVRVLWWLGLRTAVIGGIILGGATLWAYAQLPEAEALLDGRERGSVTLLDREGNTFAWRGQQYVTTRAETASPHLVNAVIATEDRRFHDHFGLDPIGIARAMAANLRAGRVVQGGSTITQQVAKLLFFENTRSLERHIKQVPYVLAMEAKYTKEEILSIYLNRAYLGAGAQGFEAAAQRYFGKSARNVTPAEAAMLAGLLKAPSRYAPTSDIEAAQGRAEVIIGLMEEQGYLSRVDAELARALPAQLSDAASARAGGYFADWVMSAGPSFLTNQTSEDVVLRTTFDPRLQRAAETALAEIFSTKVREGSKAQAAIVVMSPDGAVRAMVGGRNTGAAQAGQFNRATQALRQPGSAFKPFVYAAGLMAGMHPLDMVVDSPITLNVPGSGPWSPQNYTREYLGEITLTEAFRESINTVAVKVSEQVGRTRVRAIAQDLGIERPLADGPSLALGVSEATLLELTGAYAGILNQGQRSMPYGVIDLRLKGDNTVLMGTDRQAPIPVLDPEAAGMLVYMMSEVIANGTGQRAQLPDRPAAGKTGTTQAARDAWFIGFTGDYVAGVWMGYDDNTPLSGVTGGGLPAEIWRETMLRVHEGLPPTPLPMVVPEVPGTRLPDMGDDPVAGNILQQVIGGIFGASGLY from the coding sequence ATGGCCAGACGCGACAGCACAGGCAGGGGCGGGGCGCCGAAGCGCCCGCGCCGCACCCCGACGCGCCCCCGCAAGGCGACAGCCCCCGCACGCCGGGGATCATCCGGCCCCGGCCTATTCGAGCGGGTGCTGCGATTCCTGCTGTTCGGGCTGATCGTCCGGGTGCTCTGGTGGCTGGGGCTGCGCACCGCCGTGATCGGCGGCATCATCCTGGGCGGCGCGACGCTCTGGGCCTATGCGCAGTTGCCCGAAGCGGAGGCGCTGCTCGACGGGCGCGAGCGCGGCTCGGTGACGCTGCTCGACCGGGAAGGCAACACCTTTGCCTGGCGGGGGCAGCAATACGTCACCACCCGCGCCGAGACGGCGAGCCCGCACCTGGTCAACGCGGTGATCGCGACCGAGGATCGGCGGTTCCACGATCATTTCGGGCTGGACCCCATCGGCATCGCGCGGGCGATGGCCGCGAACCTGCGGGCCGGGCGCGTGGTGCAGGGCGGATCCACCATTACGCAGCAGGTGGCGAAGCTGCTGTTCTTCGAGAATACCCGGTCGCTGGAGCGGCACATCAAGCAGGTGCCCTACGTCCTGGCGATGGAGGCGAAGTACACCAAGGAAGAGATCCTTTCGATCTATCTGAACCGGGCCTACCTGGGCGCGGGCGCACAGGGCTTCGAGGCGGCGGCGCAGCGCTATTTCGGCAAGTCGGCGCGCAACGTGACCCCGGCCGAGGCGGCGATGCTTGCGGGGCTCCTGAAGGCGCCGTCGCGCTATGCGCCCACCAGCGACATCGAGGCGGCGCAGGGCCGGGCCGAGGTCATCATCGGGCTGATGGAGGAGCAGGGCTACCTGTCGCGGGTGGATGCAGAGCTTGCGCGCGCCCTGCCGGCGCAGCTGTCGGACGCGGCATCGGCGCGGGCGGGCGGCTATTTCGCCGATTGGGTCATGTCGGCGGGGCCCAGCTTCCTGACCAACCAGACCAGCGAGGACGTGGTCCTGCGCACCACCTTCGATCCGCGCCTGCAGCGCGCGGCCGAGACGGCGCTGGCCGAGATATTTTCCACCAAGGTGCGCGAGGGGTCGAAGGCGCAGGCGGCGATCGTGGTGATGTCGCCCGACGGCGCGGTGCGCGCGATGGTGGGCGGGCGCAACACCGGGGCCGCGCAGGCGGGGCAGTTCAACCGCGCCACGCAGGCGCTGCGCCAGCCCGGATCCGCCTTCAAGCCCTTCGTCTACGCCGCCGGCCTGATGGCGGGGATGCACCCGCTCGACATGGTGGTGGACAGCCCGATCACGCTGAACGTGCCCGGCTCGGGGCCATGGAGCCCGCAGAACTACACCCGTGAATACCTGGGCGAGATCACCCTGACCGAGGCTTTCCGGGAATCGATCAATACGGTCGCGGTCAAGGTGTCGGAACAGGTCGGGCGCACCCGCGTCCGCGCCATCGCGCAGGACCTGGGCATCGAGCGGCCCCTGGCCGACGGGCCGTCCCTGGCGCTGGGCGTGTCCGAGGCGACGCTGCTGGAACTGACCGGCGCCTATGCGGGCATCCTGAACCAGGGTCAGCGGTCGATGCCCTACGGGGTGATCGACCTGCGGCTGAAGGGCGACAACACGGTGCTGATGGGCACCGACCGCCAGGCCCCGATCCCGGTGCTGGACCCAGAGGCGGCGGGGATGCTGGTCTACATGATGTCCGAGGTGATCGCCAATGGCACCGGCCAGCGGGCGCAACTGCCCGACCGGCCGGCGGCGGGCAAGACCGGCACGACGCAGGCCGCGCGCGATGCCTGGTTCATCGGCTTCACCGGCGATTACGTCGCGGGCGTCTGGATGGGCTATGACGACAACACGCCGCTGAGCGGCGTTACCGGCGGCGGGCTGCCCGCCGAGATCTGGCGCGAGACGATGCTTCGTGTGCACGAGGGGTTGCCGCCCACGCCGCTGCCGATGGTGGTGCCGGAGGTGCCCGGAACGCGGCTGCCCGACATGGGCGACGATCCTGTGGCCGGCAACATCCTGCAACAGGTCATCGGCGGCATCTTCGGCGCGAGCGGGCTTTACTGA
- a CDS encoding type I secretion system permease/ATPase: protein MLTPAQRKSRADVAAEMAAAMGRGRGLILSVGLFSVFVNLLMLTGPLFMLQIYDRVLASRSEATLAALFVLVAALYLLMGLLDHARGRIAARMGARFQDALDARVFESILRRAVSPPERGRPATGLRDLEAVQKFLSAPVFFAIFDLPWAPVFLLAIFLFHPLLGWLAVAGGLVLVGVTLLNQVTTARPNREAAAASAQSHALADHLREEAELIQGLGMRPAVLARWRQSRDKALEGQLAVADRSGGFASFSRSFRFFLQSAMLALGAWLVLQAQLTAGAMIAASILLGRALAPVELAIGGWPLFQRAREGWQALTELLAATPPPAEPTPLPAPRAILDVNQVTVVPPGEKTATLRMVGFRLEPGQALGVIGPSGSGKSTLARAITGIWPTASGKVRLDGATLDRYAPEALGRAIGYLPQDVALFPGTIAENIARLAEEPDAAAVVDAAKRAGAHEMILGLPDGYDTLLSAGGSRLSGGQKQRIGLARAMYGDPALLILDEPNANLDAAGQQALNAAIRQMKEAGRSVVIMAHRPAGIAECDRILVLEGGLRKAYGPRDEVLRAQLVNYDKVAGAIGAEGRK from the coding sequence ATGCTCACACCCGCGCAACGCAAGTCCAGGGCCGACGTCGCGGCAGAGATGGCGGCCGCGATGGGGCGCGGGCGCGGCCTGATCCTGTCGGTGGGCCTGTTCAGCGTTTTCGTGAACCTGCTGATGCTCACCGGGCCGCTGTTCATGCTTCAGATTTACGACCGCGTGCTTGCCAGCCGGTCCGAGGCGACCCTGGCGGCGCTGTTCGTGCTGGTTGCGGCGCTCTATCTGCTGATGGGGTTGCTCGACCATGCCCGCGGGCGGATCGCCGCCCGGATGGGCGCGCGCTTCCAGGATGCGCTGGATGCGCGGGTCTTCGAGTCGATCCTGCGCCGCGCCGTGTCCCCGCCCGAACGGGGCCGTCCGGCCACCGGCCTGCGCGATCTGGAGGCGGTGCAGAAGTTCCTTTCGGCGCCGGTCTTCTTCGCGATCTTCGACCTGCCCTGGGCGCCGGTCTTCCTGCTGGCGATCTTTCTGTTCCACCCGCTGCTGGGCTGGCTTGCGGTGGCGGGCGGGCTGGTCCTGGTGGGTGTCACCCTGCTGAACCAGGTCACCACCGCGCGCCCCAACCGGGAGGCGGCGGCCGCCTCGGCGCAGTCGCACGCGCTGGCCGACCATCTGCGCGAGGAGGCGGAACTGATCCAGGGGCTGGGCATGCGTCCGGCGGTGCTGGCGCGCTGGCGGCAGAGCCGGGACAAGGCGCTTGAGGGTCAGCTTGCGGTGGCGGACCGCAGCGGCGGCTTTGCCAGTTTCTCGCGGTCGTTCCGGTTCTTCCTGCAATCCGCCATGCTGGCGCTGGGCGCCTGGCTGGTGCTGCAGGCGCAATTGACCGCGGGTGCGATGATCGCCGCCTCGATCCTGCTGGGCCGGGCGCTGGCGCCGGTGGAACTGGCGATCGGCGGCTGGCCCCTGTTCCAGCGCGCGCGCGAGGGGTGGCAGGCGCTGACCGAGTTGCTTGCCGCAACGCCGCCGCCGGCGGAACCGACGCCGCTGCCCGCGCCGCGCGCCATTCTGGACGTGAACCAGGTGACGGTCGTGCCGCCGGGCGAGAAGACGGCCACGCTGCGGATGGTGGGCTTCCGGCTGGAGCCGGGGCAGGCGCTGGGGGTGATCGGCCCGTCGGGTTCGGGCAAGTCCACGCTGGCACGGGCGATCACCGGGATCTGGCCCACCGCCTCGGGCAAGGTAAGGCTGGATGGCGCGACGCTCGACCGCTATGCGCCCGAGGCGCTGGGCCGCGCGATCGGCTACCTGCCGCAGGACGTGGCGCTGTTTCCCGGCACCATCGCCGAGAACATCGCCCGGCTTGCGGAAGAGCCCGATGCCGCCGCCGTGGTGGATGCGGCGAAACGCGCGGGCGCGCACGAGATGATCCTGGGCCTGCCCGACGGATACGACACCCTGCTGAGCGCAGGCGGCAGCCGGCTGTCGGGGGGGCAGAAGCAGCGCATCGGGCTTGCGCGGGCGATGTATGGCGACCCGGCGTTGCTGATCCTGGACGAGCCTAACGCCAATCTGGACGCGGCGGGCCAGCAGGCGCTGAACGCCGCCATCCGCCAGATGAAGGAGGCGGGGCGTTCGGTCGTGATCATGGCCCACCGGCCCGCGGGCATCGCCGAATG